One Aphidius gifuensis isolate YNYX2018 linkage group LG3, ASM1490517v1, whole genome shotgun sequence DNA window includes the following coding sequences:
- the LOC122851751 gene encoding uncharacterized protein LOC122851751 — MKIIIIFLFILSLLLKKGHGEKINSEKNSLLSLTKKNIDDIRNLTHFHHSLEESLQIKNQKELVIFHKLFDYALSLNEDLMTHPIVKNKNVTECKIRSNSLIVNAIVDLFDKISQNFSNISITFGNMCHQYLWSLDLKSKYPTCYEPLSVEIFQCLDNEIKNKHVNKLYKDLISNYYNSYESVNLSLDNIYSNAKVAWNKTIEKISRSFDLCVLSLPITLKSDSMNKADHSNYGKNLTNLYQSQRDVINTNNFRMFDQIKTIDWKISMNYLNHTFGEDKNVTCCINFSEEYLHNITTNALTENDQFSINQTAIFENFINAIIQRIDLSSTFNFCSIYKKNFTTLNMMFDCIDRSIVNHPSTKMINLYKELDNIMKGNRDLIVSIFKNDHSPKIFNVIKNALKYADTSFNLCIDDNKKLKKCVNHINSKHLN, encoded by the exons atgaagattattataattttcctttttatattgTCTCTACTACTAAAAAAg ggtcatggagaaaaaattaattcggaaaaaaattcattgctatcattaactaaaaaaaatattgatgatattcgTAATCTTACTCATTTTCATCATAGTCTAGAAGAATcgcttcaaataaaaaaccaaaaagaaTTGGTAATATTTCACAAATTATTCGATTATGCCCTGAGTTTAAATGAAGATCTAATGACTCACCcgattgttaaaaataaaaacgtaaCTGAATGTAAAATTCGATCGAATAGTTTGATAGTTAATGCAATTGtcgatttatttgataaaatttcacaAAACTTTTCAAACATTTCAATAACTTTTGGAAATATGTGTCATCAATATTTATGG tCTCTCGATTTGAAATCAAAATATCCAACGTGTTATGAACCTTTATCAGTggaaatttttcaatgtcttgataatgaaataaaaaataaacatgtcaataaattatataaagatTTAATAAGCAATTATTACAATAGCTATGAATCTGTTAATTTGTCGTTGGATAATATTTACTCCAATGCAAAAGTGGCTTGGAATaagacaattgaaaaaatatcaagaagttttgaTTTATGTGTTTTATCACTTCCAATAACTTTAAAAAGTGACTCAATGAATAAAGCAGATCATTCCAATTATGgcaaaaatttgacaaatttatatCAGAGTCAACGAGATGTaatcaatacaaataattttagaatGTTTGATCAAATAAAGACTATTGATTGGAAAATTTCTATGAATTATCTAAATCATACTTTTGGCGAAGATAAAAATGTTACTTGCTGCATAAATTTTTCAGAAGAATATCTTCATAATATAACAACAAACGCTTTAACCGAGAATGATCAATTTTCCATTAATCAAACTGCAATTTTTGAAAACTTCATCAATGCAATCATTCag aGAATTGATCTGTCATCAACATTTAACTTTTGctcgatatataaaaaaaacttcactACATTGAACATGATGTTTGATTGTATTGATCGAAGCATCGTAAATCATCCTTCAACGAAGAtgatcaatttatataaagagTTGGATAATATTATGAAGGGTAATCGTGACTTGattgtttcaatatttaaaaatgatcatTCCCCGAAAATATTCAATGTCATAAAAAATGCTTTGAAATATGCAGATACATCATTCAATTTATGCATTGATGACAacaaaaaactcaaaaaatgTGTCAATCATATCAACTCCAAacatcttaattaa
- the LOC122853565 gene encoding uncharacterized protein LOC122853565: MDAKRICVDKVQLTSDDDDKDQKAVINSLDYDSLAKIFMLLPVPERIDMEEVCVKWKEACQRAWYDIKKYKCESSIGRCYDNRLLTQSYVEKILLMCGKYLNELSLSGVCNSNIMPFVGDRCKNLTSLECEFNDDPSIHDADHFAQAFTQLDKLKSITITLSNNYYNGTLNLSKMINNLPEEIYEIHVLSKPSIGQGRTVSMTIEKFKNLQKLAVHGICSENLLHEISEKTTLVHVDIYIYDVHQRFFSFDRLVNLEHIDLKLRMHTESLRDPRTDPPTTVLFTIFSTCINLKHLHISYGLSYDEAQIPLTKWRNLQNLQYLGITCSITPDLANTMVKYCKNLKHLKIWDLGMMDDTALKKLTELESLECLSLLGCVELKKESIIAISENCKKLKRLEIPSGSIDESRFSSSVLDEIFDEISKLQYLEHLNFSMVKNLKNNSFISKLKGLKELHCGHCKKLTEAGIIQFIKNNPDLEEISVDGIDNITINLVIAVDQVTKNRTNGLQITVC, from the exons ATGGATGCAAAAAGAATATGTGTTGACAAAGTCCAACTAAcctctgatgatgatgacaaggATCAAAAAGCTGTCATCAATTCACTGGATTACGATTCATTagcaaaaattttcatgttgcTACCAGTACCAGAGAGAATAGACATGGAAGAAg TTTGTgtcaaatggaaagaggcatgtcaacgagcttggtatgacataaaaaaatacaaatgtgaatcatcaattggacgttgTTATGATAACCGTTTGTTGACACAGTCATACGtcgagaaaatattattaatgtgtggtaaatatttaaatgaattgtcCCTATCAGGCGTTTGCAATTCAAATATCATGCCATTTGTTGGTGATCGCTGTAAgaatttaacaagtcttgaatGTGAATTTAACGACGATCCATCAATTCATGATGCTGATCACTTTGCTCAAGCATTTACacagttggataaattaaaaagcatAACAATAACACTGAGTAATAATTACTATAATGGAACacttaatttatctaaaatgattaataatcttccagaagaaatttatgaaattcatGTACTTTCTAAACCTTCCATAGGCCAAGGAAGAACAGTTTCTATG actattgaaaaatttaaaaatcttcaaaaattgGCAGTACATGGCATCTGTTCAGAAAATCTTCTTCATGAAATATCAGAAAAAACAACACTTGTACATGTTGACATTTACATATATGATGTACACCAAAGgtttttttcgtttgataGACTCGTTAATTTAGAACATATTGACCTAAAGCTGCGGATGCATACTGAAAGTTTACGTGATCCTCGTACTGACCCCCCTACAACCGTACtctttactattttttctaCATGCATAAATCTGAAACATCTTCATATTTCATATGGTCTTAGCTATGATGAAGCTCAAATTCCTCTAACAAAATGGAGAAACTTACAAAACTTACAATATCTTGGTATTACTTGTAGTATCACACCTGACTTGGCGAATACAATGGTTAAATATTGTAAGAATTTGAAACACTTAAAGATATGGGATTTAGGAATGATGGATGATACTGCTTTAAAAAAGTTGACTGAGTTGGAAAGTCTTGAATGTTTATCATTGCTTGGTTGCGttgagttaaaaaaagaatcaataaTCGCAATTTCAGAAAATTGTAAGaaacttaaacgtttagaaATTCCTTCTGGTTCTATTGATGAATCACGTTTTTCTTCATCTGTTCTTGATGAGATATTTGATGAGATATCAAAATtgcaatatcttgaacatctaAACTTTTCTATGgtaaaaaatcttaaaaata ATAGCTTTATTAGTAAATTGAAAGGATTAAAAGAATTGCATTGTGGTCATTGCAAGAAACTTACTGAAGCTGgtatcattcaatttataaaaaataatccagatcttgAAGAGATTAGTGTCGAtggtattgataatattacaattaaccTGGTTATTGCTGTTGATCAAgtaactaaaaatcgtacaaatg gtCTACAAATaactgtttgttaa
- the LOC122853566 gene encoding F-box/LRR-repeat protein 2-like, with translation MSAKIIGVEQDQQFSDDDKDQKVDINSLDYDSLAEIFMLLSIPERIDMEKVCVKWKGACQRAWYDTKKYKCESSIERSYNNQHINLSLYMDFSESYETTTDKVLYTIFSTCKNLKHLDIARGPYDVAKIPLKKWINLQNLQYLAIPCIITPDLASTIVQYCKNLKGLRIHSLHQIMNDAALKKLTELENLECLSLLGCVILKEESIIAISNNCKKLKRLDIPSGSIYDDPPSSPSVFDEISKLQYLEHLNLYSVRSLKKSTIIAIANNCKNLKSLEIADCKAITEKALVALTKLENLQKLDVSFLDITDSFISKLKGLKELDCAHCKKLTEAGIIQFIKNNPDLEEISVDEILGCNEVPFAVLDELSKLQYLEHLNLCGLLNLRSGTITAIANNCKYLKSLRIRGCSPITETALVALTELENLEKLDVSFLDITDSFISKLKGLKAFQCTHCKKLTNDGIIQLIKNNPDLKRIDVRCIDNITYNDLVNAANQAVKNRTNGVILHIKISIPLTIQASETIIKSQWLVVE, from the exons ATGAGTGCAAAAATAATAGGTGTTGAGCAAGACCAACAATTTTCTGATGATGACAAGGATCAAAAAGTTGACATCAACTCACTGGATTACGACTCATTAGCAGAAATCTTCATGTTGCTGTCAATACCAGAAAGGATAGACATGGAAAAAg tTTGTGTCAAATGGAAAGGGGCATGTCAACGAGCTTGGTATGAcactaaaaaatacaaatgtgaatcatcaattgaacGTTCATATAATAAcc AACATATTAACCTATCGCTGTACATGGACTTTAGTGAATCATATGAAACTACAACTGACAAAGTACTCTATACTATTTTTTCTACAtgtaaaaatctaaaacatcttgatattgCACGTGGTCCTTATGATGTAGCTAAAATTCCTCTcaaaaaatggataaacttACAGAACTTACAATATCTTGCTATTCCTTGTATTATAACGCCTGACTTAGCAAGTACAATTGTTcaatattgcaagaatttgaAAGGCTTGAGGATACATAGTCTTCATCAAATTATGAATGATGCTGCTTTGAAAAAGTTAACAGAGttggaaaatcttgaatgtttaTCATTGCTTGGTTGCGTTATACTAAAAGAGGAATCAATAAtcgcaatttcaaacaattgtaaaaaacttaaacgtttagaTATTCCTTCTGGTTCTATTTATGATGACCCTCCTTCTTCCCCGTCTGTTTTTGATGAGATATCAAAATtgcaatatcttgaacatctaAACTTGTATTCGGTAAGAAGTCTCAAAAAGAGtacaattattgctattgctaataattgtaaaaatctaaaaaGTTTAGAAATCGCAGACTGCAAAGCTATTACTGAAAAAGCTCTTGTTGCTTTAACAAAgttggaaaatttacaaaaactagATGTaagttttcttgatattaCAGACAGCTTCATTAGTAAATTAAAAGGATTGAAAGAATTGGATTGTGCTCATTGCAAGAAACTTACTGAAGCTGgtatcattcaatttataaaaaataatccagatcttgAAGAGATTAGTGTCGAtg aaATTCTTGGTTGCAATGAAGTACCATTTGCTGTTCttgatgagttatcaaaattacaatatcttgaacatctCAATTTGTGTGGGCTATTAAATCTTAGAAGTGGTACAATTACCGCTATTGCTAACAATTGTAAATACCTGAAGAGTTTAAGAATCCGAGGTTGCAGTCCTATTACTGAAACAGCTCTCGTTGCTTTAACAGAGttggaaaatttagaaaaactaGATGTAAGCTTTCTTGATATTACAGACAGCTTCATTAGTAAATTGAAAGGATTAAAAGCATTCCAGTGTACTCATTGCAAGAAACTTACTAATGATGGTATCATTcaacttataaaaaataacccagatCTTAAAAGGATTGATGTCCGTTGTATAGATAATATTACATATAATGACTTGGTTAATGCTGCTAATCAGGCAGtcaaaaatcgtacaaatggtgTTATTTTACACATTAAAATATCTATTCCGTTAACAATCCAAGCTTCTGAGACAATCattaaatctcaatggttggttGTTGAATAG